From Candidatus Sericytochromatia bacterium, a single genomic window includes:
- the rlmB gene encoding 23S rRNA (guanosine(2251)-2'-O)-methyltransferase RlmB translates to MGPAARARGEGAAPAPASAPPSPRPRVEESRDFGQADILYGRHPVLAALEGERAVNKVWVLRDLQNQALVAQVRQLAKAKGASVQQVERQKLDSLTSGANHQGLVVSLAEATYVELDDLIERVRSQPYPALLMLDGIEDPQNLGALIRTAEGAGFGGVIIPNRRAVGLTPVVAKVAAGALDRVPVARTGNLSQAATRLKEAGFWLVGADAAGESLPYALDLTRPLVLVLGAEGRGLARLLAERCDHRVRLPLAGELESLNASAAGAVLMYEAVRQRLLAAPPA, encoded by the coding sequence GTGGGGCCGGCGGCTCGGGCCAGGGGGGAGGGAGCTGCTCCCGCTCCCGCCTCTGCCCCTCCCTCGCCCCGCCCGCGGGTGGAAGAAAGCAGAGACTTCGGGCAGGCGGATATCCTCTACGGGCGCCATCCGGTGCTGGCTGCACTGGAAGGCGAGCGCGCCGTCAACAAGGTATGGGTGCTGCGGGACTTGCAAAACCAAGCGTTGGTGGCGCAAGTCCGTCAACTGGCCAAGGCGAAAGGAGCCAGCGTTCAGCAGGTGGAGCGTCAGAAGCTCGATAGCTTGACCTCTGGGGCCAATCACCAGGGGCTGGTGGTCTCGCTGGCCGAGGCGACTTACGTCGAACTGGATGACCTGATTGAACGCGTTCGGTCGCAACCTTACCCGGCCTTGCTGATGCTCGATGGCATCGAGGACCCGCAAAACCTGGGCGCTCTGATTCGAACCGCCGAGGGAGCGGGTTTTGGTGGGGTGATCATCCCCAATCGGCGGGCGGTAGGCTTGACTCCGGTGGTCGCCAAAGTGGCGGCGGGAGCCTTGGACCGTGTCCCTGTCGCACGTACGGGCAACCTCAGTCAGGCCGCCACCCGTCTGAAAGAGGCAGGTTTCTGGCTGGTGGGTGCTGATGCGGCAGGGGAATCACTGCCTTATGCGCTTGACCTGACCCGTCCGCTGGTCTTGGTGCTCGGCGCCGAGGGGCGAGGTCTGGCTCGTCTGCTGGCTGAACGCTGTGATCATCGCGTCAGACTTCCGCTCGCTGGGGAGCTGGAAAGTCTCAATGCCTCCGCGGCGGGGGCGGTGTTGATGTACGAGGCGGTGCGCCAGCGGCTGCTGGCCGCTCCGCCGGCTTGA